The Trichoplusia ni isolate ovarian cell line Hi5 unplaced genomic scaffold, tn1 tig00003712, whole genome shotgun sequence sequence ttttgataaatatacttacatcAGTTAAAAATATGTCCAGTAAGTCAATTGCAAATGCATTTATCTTGTCCTCAGGGAAATGATTAATCAGTTTCactaaataacaacaaaagagACGTATGCTAtgtacattacattttatagtcTTCAAAATATGTTCAATAAAGGCTACTTCACAATCATGTTTACGACTCATTACAATAACTTTGGCTGCACATTCATAAATCAAAGAAGCAACTCTCGGTGGGTAATACGTATCTTCACAGAGTTGCAAATAACTTTTGATCATAATAAAACAGTTGTCCTTCATAGAGCTGTCATCAGAACATAATGGATCCATGATTTTAAGCAGTATTTTAAGTATCCCATATGTCGCCTTCGAATCTCTATACAGTTTTTGACACATGCGTTGCATCAGCGTGAAAATTAAACctaataagaaaacaatacaTCATCAAATACATctttttcaaaacaacaattaatacaatatttaatgcACTAAACTATGTATTTACCTAAAGGAGGATCTTGAACTGTAGAGTCTATAAGCATTTCAATACACTGAAAAGCGCATTCCGTATCAGATGTAAAATTGTATTCATACTCATCTAATATAAGTTTTGATATATCTTCGCGATATTCTGCGTGTTTTCTGCAATACGCAGCAAGTACTAGAAGACAAtgcttttttaaagtttcaatattcatttcatCTTCGTCTCCAATATTTATGATATCATCGTCATCAACTTGTACTTCAGTATTCAATATGTTATTAATACTGTGGAATGTGTCTGCATCGATTGTCGATCGTACTAATCCTGTTAATATGGGATGAAATTCCGAAGCTAGAAGCTGGTTGACGAGCTGAAGAAAATCTACTTTGTACTGAATCTGAATGTTGTTCTCTAACAACGTATTAAATGACGAGTACATACGAGTTAGAGCAGTtactaataaagtataaatgtCCAAGGTTTCGATCTCATCGTGTGTTTTCACATTcagcttaattaataaatcaaagtaCGTCACAACAACATTCATCAATTTTATAGCCATTGATAATTCAGTATGAGTTTGTAATCGCTTCGAAATGTTATCTGTTAGCATAATTTTCAAGTATTCATGTATTTGCTGTTCTAAATCTGTATCAGTTTCAACGCCTTCAAATGCGTTTTCTAACACCGGAGGTATTGTCGGGCCGTCAATTTCGAATTCGCTAAACAAAATACACTTTTCCAGcgaattgaataaaatgtcATGTAAGCGTACTTGTTCGAAATTTTTGTTACATGTCAAGttcaatgttatattttcattagaAATTATTCTCAATAACAATTCAGGTACTCTAGATACACAGAATGATGAACTATCGCCAGCTGTGAGCCAAGCTAAACATTTAACTCTGAAATCACTGCAACTACATTTGCTGTagaacttttgaaaaatgttaatcaaAGTTGTAACACTATGGGTTGTCACAGGCATTTCCTTTTCGACGTACTGTTTAATGAGATGCGTGGGGTACTCCAATATGTTGCAAGTTAATACACCTTGCATAATGGTATGTATGGCTTGGTGCGACGAATTTGTAGATGTGCAAGATCTAAAACACATACACATATAGGTAATTTCGTACTTGACTGATCACATTACCGTATAAAAAG is a genomic window containing:
- the LOC113508058 gene encoding uncharacterized protein LOC113508058 is translated as MELESSIKDAGNGLKAVRVTDRKKNAEIIKQFLTNSNAVPALLSENTLKKRGYTWNNLFDDINDYILKETEKFEQSKTFENTVRPLCTSLLHHCVAGSNKGKAYIKCDKITETSLYILKDNRLSKAIGDSYLNLLLKHVLPYKHYLGHITPSTWKDLLDVSISTCFSTVYKIDAYTKLRLILLIMKSGKENCQFVRPLIESLSSLETYFGLVASDKKVQDIVIEIIILLLETLSSECRLTMCRFIESFMPSLLKFYDQNKDQKKKTSHFKLLNLAVALHHPLGRHQNEEGSLANNWDVWNKYLNSMTEIICLEVNYLQKNRKQNDKSFQQCSYFHSLAASVFHQIFKMSERSENDTETPSKRIKLSVNKNKTFSDLVNELQQNHVPWLGIVNVYTKLYSTHITSREYLLLLNCLQLLLANSSTNLDWDMFKELVCFVLESSNAHMSDDDDYKNTLLSLWNSCVRSCTSTNSSHQAIHTIMQGVLTCNILEYPTHLIKQYVEKEMPVTTHSVTTLINIFQKFYSKCSCSDFRVKCLAWLTAGDSSSFCVSRVPELLLRIISNENITLNLTCNKNFEQVRLHDILFNSLEKCILFSEFEIDGPTIPPVLENAFEGVETDTDLEQQIHEYLKIMLTDNISKRLQTHTELSMAIKLMNVVVTYFDLLIKLNVKTHDEIETLDIYTLLVTALTRMYSSFNTLLENNIQIQYKVDFLQLVNQLLASEFHPILTGLVRSTIDADTFHSINNILNTEVQVDDDDIINIGDEDEMNIETLKKHCLLVLAAYCRKHAEYREDISKLILDEYEYNFTSDTECAFQCIEMLIDSTVQDPPLGLIFTLMQRMCQKLYRDSKATYGILKILLKIMDPLCSDDSSMKDNCFIMIKSYLQLCEDTYYPPRVASLIYECAAKVIVMSRKHDCEVAFIEHILKTIKCNVHSIRLFCCYLVKLINHFPEDKINAFAIDLLDIFLTD